The nucleotide sequence TACCCGCAGGGCGGCGGCGCGGCCGCGGCGACCGGCGAGGCGTTCGGCGAAGGCGCCGCGTTCATCCCGATCGGGGCGCTCATCGTCGACTTCGTGCTCACCATCGCCATCAGCTCCGCGGCCGGTGCCTCCGCGGTGATCGCGTTCGTCCCCGCACTCGCGCCGTGGCGGGTCCTGATCGCGGTCCTGCTGGTCGCGGTGGTGGCCGGCGGAACGTGGTTCGGGCACCTCGGCCGGACGGTGTTCGCCGTGATGACCGTGGCGTTCATCGCCCTCGCCGTCGCCGTGCTGGTGTCCGGGCTGTTCGTCGACCCGCGGCCCGCCGGGACCACCAGTGCCGATCCGGGGCATTCGCCGCTGGTGGCGGTGGCGCTGGCGTTCCCGGTCGCGATGGCACTGGCCACCGGCATCGAAGCCCCGTCCTCGGCGATCGCGCAGCTCGGCCAGCTCGACGATCCCGGGCGACGCCGGTTCGGCCGGGTCACGCTGTGGCTGACGCTGGGTGTGGTGGGCACCATCACCCTCGCCTTGACCGCGCAGGCGGTCCGGCTCGGCATCGGCGTCCCGCACGAGGACACCACCCAGGTCGCCGAGCTCGCCCGCGCGGCCACTTCGACGCCGGTGTTCGCCGCGTTCCAGCTGACCACCGCGCTGTTGCTGCTGTCCGCGGCGAGTTCGTCGTTCCAGGCCGGACCGGGCCTGTTCAAGGCGCTCGCGCGGCACCGCCACGCGGACGGCACCACCACGGGCATCCTCCCGGCCGGGCTGGGCCGCACCAACAACCACCACACGCCGTACTGGGGTGTCGTGGTGTTCCTGGTGGCCGCCGGCGCGGTGACGGCCGCGGCCGGCGGGCGGGACCAGGAGCTCGTCCTGTTCTACGCGGCCTCGGTGTTCGTCAGTTTCCTCGCCGGCCTGACCGCGATGGCCAAGTTCTCCCTGCGGGAGCGGCGGATCGGGTTCCTCGTGGTCAACCTCGTCGGTGCACTGGCGGTCGGGTTCACCCTCGTGGTGAACCTGACCCGCGGCGACCCGATCATCTCCATCGCCGCCTCGCTGCTCATCGCCGCCGGGCTGTACTGGCTGTGGGTCCGGTCCGGACGTCCGCGCGGCATCCGCAACATCGCCGCCGAGGCCGAGCACGAGGAATGACGTGCCGGGCGGAGTACGGGTACGCTCACCAGCGGTGTGCCGGGAAGCCTGGTCGGCGTCGTTGAACCCGTCGATGTCAGGAGCACGCCATGCCGCAGGGAGCCGATCGGACCGCACTCGGGCCGATGGTCATCGTCGCCGCCGACCAGCACGAACACTCGCCGCTGATCATCGACGACATCGCCCGCGAGATCCTGCCGCGCACCGGGCGGCTGGTGATCGCGTGGCGGCCACTGCGGAAAGCCCTCTACTCGGCGACCGAGAAGAAGATGCCCGGCCTGTGGGCGAGCATGCTGTGCCGCAAACGGTTCATCGACGACAAGCTCCTCGCCGCAGTCGAGAGGGGTGTCGGCGCGGTGGTCATCCTGGGCGCGGGCTTCGACACTCGCGCCTACCGCCTGTCGGCACTCCACGGCATCCCGGTCTATGAGGTGGACTTGCCGGCGAACATCGCCCGCAAGGAGGCCGCGCTGCGGAAGGCGTTCGGGCGACTTCCCGAGTCGGTCACCCTGGTGCCGGTCGACTTCGAAACCCAGGATCTCGCCGAAGAGCTCGCCGAGCACGGCTACCGGAGTGCGCAGCGGACGTTTTTCATCTGGGAAGCCGTGACCCAGTACCTGACCGAGACCGCGGTGCGGCGGACACTCGACGTCCTGTCCGCCGCACCACCCGGCAGCGGCCTCACGTTCACCTACATCCGGCAGGACTTCCTCGACGGCACAACGTCCTACGGTGCCCAGGCCGCACACGACGAGTTCGTCGTCAAACGCCGGCTGTGGCATTTCGGGCTGCACCCCGGCGAGGTCGCAGCGTTCCTCGCCGGGTACGGCTGGCGCGAGGTCGAGCAGTGCGGCCCGGCCGAGTTCACCGACCGCTACCTTCGCCCCAGCGGCCGCGCGCTACCGGTGTCCGAAGTCGAACGGTCCGTCTACGCCGAGCGCCGCTGACCTGGTTCAAGTACCGATGTCGCGCCGGTTGAAACCCGCAACGGCGACGAGGACCTGTGGGGTTCCACAAGCCGGTCCGCGCAGCTGACCTGCGGCGACAAGCGTGTTAGACGCATACCTCCGGCGCCGGCCCGGCACACCGACACGACCTGGCGGCAGTTCCTGCGTACACAGGCCTCGACGATGCTGGCCTGCGACTTCTTCCACGTCGACTGCGCGGTCACCCTCAAGCGGATCTACGTGTTCTTCGTGCTGGAGGTCGGCAGCCGCTACGTCGCATATGGGGGCCCAGCAGCCAACTGCCCGCGAAGCCCGGCGCGTCGTCGAAGTAGAACTCGCGGATCGCCTCCAGCACGTCGTCCGTGGTTGTGAAGCCGTCGCTGTCCCCCGTCGAGCCGGCGGAACACGTCCCGGGCGTCGCTTCCGGGCGGGAGCGTCCGGGCCGTGACCGAACTCTTCGGCCAGCCGATGGTCCGCCGCGACGAAGTCTGACCGCTCGACGAAGCCGTCACCGTCGGCATCGGAGGTCTGGAACCGCCGAGCCGGTTTCCGGTCGAGAAACGCCGGAACTCTCTTGGCCTTCCCCTCCGGAGCGCAGACTTGATCAGGACGCAGTACGACCGCGCCCTGGTATCGGCGCGCATGGATCTCGCACCCGTTCGTGCCGGCCGCGCTCGGACCGCGCCCGTCGCTGTCTACCGTCGGGGTCCGCGATGCGTCGCGGCGCAGCCGAGCTCAAGCGCGAACGCGGCCTCCGCGTGGTCAAATCGCCGATCGGAGCAAGTGTCGCGCACGAACCTCGGCAAGAACCGGCTGTCCGCGCTCGTCCTGTTCGGGATGGCGCCCGCGGTCACGAAATTGCCGCCCGACTTCGGCGCCGACTAGGCACGTCACCTCTCCCACCAAGTCGCTCCCAACTCGGCCCTGGTGCCGTTGCGGAGCTTGCCCTCCGGACCGAATCGCTCGAGTGGATCGTGGCGGACGTGCGGGCGGCGCTCCTGGCGCCGACGGTCGAGCTGGACCGGGTTGGTCAGCGGACCGTCGCGTACATCTTCGATCCAGCAGGTGCAAGTGCGCGACCGCGTTCGAGTCTCGGATCGTGCGCGGCTCATACCCGGCGGCAAATCCTCTTGCAGGTCCCGGGTCGACCGCGCCGGCCGTGGCCAGGGAACGCCTAGGCGCCCGGTGACGTCCATCCTCTTTCCCGACGGAGTCGGCGCCGACGGCGTCCTGGCGTGTCGGAGGCCGGCATGGCGGCATTCGCGGGGAATACGCGTGGACTGCGACGCCGGTGCTCCTCTGCCACGGCGACATCAGGGGTGACGCGCTGCGCGTTGAGGTTGCGGATGGTGCCTACCAGCCGGGCGACATCGGCGTCCGAGGCGGTCGCCATGGACGGCATCGACTTCACGAACGCCGACATCGCGTCGTCGTCGTCCAGTTGAAGCCGTACCGGCAGCGCTACCCGCGCGCAACTGAAGGCCCGGTTCGCCATGCCACATCCTCCGCTCGTCGGTCGACGAGCACGCGGGTACCCACCACTGTCCTCGGCGGAACGCGCCGGGGAATGTTTCACCTTGTGGTGTACGCCACGCTTCCGGCGGACGCTCGACCGAGTCGATCTGCGGCACTCCTCGGCCGGTCACGGTGAACATTCGGCCGAGGCACGCGAATTGCCGCGTCGGCGATTCGGCTGTGGTCCGGTGCACCGCACCCTGCTCACTGTGCATCACTGTGCCCGCGTCACCGGTCACTCGACATCGTGAACCAAGGCGATTCCGCGAGGAGTTCGCGCACTCAATCAAGAACAATATGCCGCCATCCGACTGAACTCCCGGATCGCACCGCGACCTGCACGAGTGGCATTCCGATCGAACCGGGGTTTCCCCGGAACCGGCTGTTAGTTTCGCTGATGACGACGGGACTTCCCTCATAGAGAACCTGACCGGCGACCGTCCCGTGCCAACGCGCCGCGGGATCATCCCGGCGACCTCCTGCCACCAAGGTCACACCCATGCCCGGGCCCAGCACAGACGCAGTTACGCCGTCCACCCGTCCTGACGTTCGCGCCCGCCGTCGTCCATATTCCTCCGCTGCCGAGTGCCGACCACCAGAGCCGACCCGAACACTCGCAGCGCCGGCTGAGTGCCGCAATGCCCGAGCCGGGTGATTTCAGCATCCCGCCACACTGGCCAGATTCGGCAGGACGCCACAGCTGCGATGGGAGCAGGCTCGGCGGCCGGCACTGAGCGGCTTCACCCTGATTCGGCCAGGCCGGAGTGGCGAGCACGATAGGCGATCCGGGCCTACTACTGCGCCGCCCGGGGAGTGGTCGAACGAGGTCAGCCCGAGGCCCCGGAGTTCGGGCCGGAGACCGGGAGGGGAGCGGGTGCCCGGCCGGTTGGCCGGCGATCTTGCCGAACCGGTGCGCGGCGGGGCATCCGGGTCGTTGCCGCAGAAGAACTCCTCGAGTGCCTGGTGGAACTCGGCGCGATCCAGCTCGCCGGAGCCGTCCAAGTCCAACGCGGCGAAGACCGCCGAAAAGTCCTCCGTGGACACGGCCCCCAGGCCGATGCCGGTGCCGCCCACCGGGGTGTTCTGGGAGGTGCCGCGACACCACGGTCCCGGCCGGATTCATGACCGCAGGGGCTTCAGCCGCCGCCGATTCCTTGTTTCGGCGGCGGCACACGTGTAGGAACGGATTCTCGAGCCCGGATCAGTCGTTCCGGCGCCGACCTCCGGTTCTGGGAGACGACGTGCAGCCCGAATTCGTCAACAGCTCGCCCCACCACCCCGTTGTCGTGGCACACCAGGCACAGCGACGTGCCGATGTTCAACTCCGGATCGCCGACGCGATCACCGCGTTCGCCGGCTCCATGCCGTTCGTCTACATCCACGCCGTGCTGTTCACGGTCTGGATGGTCTTCATCGAGCCGGATCCGTGGCCCAAACTGACGCTGATCGTTTCCCTCGAAGCGATCTTCCTCTCGACGTTCGTCATGGTCGGGCAGAACCGTCAGGCCGCGTTCCAGCAGGCCAAGGCCGACCACGATTTCACCGAACAGGAGCAAGAACTCAAGACCAACACACAACTGACCCGGGAGATCCATGTCCTCACCACCGAGTTGCACCGGCGTCTGGTCGAGGACGCCGGCCGATGACCTACAGCAGCAGCTCGGCGGCGAGCAGCGCGACCTCGACCGCCAACCGGTTGTCGGCGATTGAACCACCGAGCAGGTCCTCGGCCTTGCGGACGCGGTAGTGCACGGTGTTCTTGTGCAGGTGCGGCCGCGCCGCGGCCTGCGTGTAGCTGCCCCGAGCTCGAGGAACACGTGCAGGGTGTCACACAGCTGCCTGGTCGCGGTCTCGTCGCCGATGAGCCCGGGCAGGATCCGGTCCACCCAGCGCCGGAGGTCCTCCTTGTCCCGGGTGAGCAGCGCGGCAACCGCGACGGCATCGAACAACACGACGGTCCCGACGTGGACGCCGCCCGTTTCGGCGATCGCGCGGGCCCGCTGGGCCTCGCGTAGCGTGCCGCGGAAACCGGCCGGCCCGGGGGCGGGGGCCGCCCAGGGCGATCCGCAGCGGGCCCTCGACCTGTGTCCGAAGCTGATCGCGATCGATCTCGAAGCGGCTGTGGTGGGTGAGCCACGCCCACAGCGTCCGGTCGTCGTCGAGCATGGTCAGCGGTGTTCCGCGGCCGGAAACCTCGGCCAGCAGGCGCGCGCCGGCCTGCAGCGCGGCCGGATGTCCGGGGGCAGCCACACCACGGCCGCCTGGTGCCACCCGCCCAGCGACCAGCCGAGCAGCGACTCGGCGGCGTCCTCGCCGAGACCTTCGGACTCGAGCACGAGCCGGATCTGGGCCGCGCGGGCGGCGCCGGTGCGGCTGTTCCACCGGCGACGCTCGGTCTCGTAGATGTCGATCAGGCCTTCGATGACCAGATCGATGTAGTTGCCGACCCGCTCGGACAGGTCCGCGATCGCGGCCAGCGCGACCGCGGTGTCGACGCCGGTGATGCGACCGAGTCCGACGCTGCTGCCGACGACGACCGCGTACACGACCCCTTCGGGCGTGTGGTCGGCGGCGTAGTCCGCGCGTCCGGTCACCTTCAGCCGTCCGTCCACTCGCGACAGCGGCGCGCCGACGGCGGTCTGGGGCTGCGGGCTCATGCGGCTCCTCCCACGCCGCGCAGCTGGCGTTCGACGGTGCGTTTCAGCAGTTCGACCTTGAAGCCGTTGTGCGCCAACGGCTGGGCGCCGTCCGCCGCCCGCGCGGCGGCGTCGGACCACAGCTGCTCGGACGGCTGCTTGCCGAGCAGAAAATGCTCTACAATGGACAGTTTCCACGGCACGGTGCCCACTCCTCCGGCGGCGACCTTCGCCTCGCGGACCACGCCGCCACGCACGTTCAGGGCGACGGCGGCGGACGTCAGGGCGAATTCGTAGGACTGCCGGTCGCGGACTTTCAGGTACCCGGATTTCAGCGTCCGTGGGTACGCCGGCACCTCCACGGCCGTGATCAGCTCACCCGGCCGGAGGGCCTGTTCGCGGTCCGGGGTGGTTCCGGGCCGCAGCAGGAAGTCGGTGAACGGCAGGGTGCGCGACCCGGTCGGCCCCAGCAGGTGCACGGTGACCTCCAGCGCCGTGCACGCCACGGCGAGGTCGGAGGGATGGGTGGCCACGCACTGCTCGGAGCCGCCGAGGATCGCGTGAGCGCGGTTGTAGCCCCCCAGCGCGGCACAGCCCGAACCCGGCGAGCGCTTGTTGCAGGCGGCGGTCACGTCGCGGAAGTACGTGCAGCGCGTGCGTTGCATGATGTTCCCGCCGAGGGTCGCCATGTTCCGCAGCTGGGCGGACGCACTCAGCTCCAGGGCCTGCGAAATGACCGGGTGGACCGCGGGGTGGGCGGCCGCCTGGGACATGCTCACCAGCGCGCCGAGCCGCAGCCCGCCGGTCTTGGTGACGGTGATCTCGCGCAGCGGCAAGGCGGTGATGTCGACGAGGGCGTCGGGCCGTTCGACGGTCTCGCGCATCAGGTCGACGAGCGTCGTGCCTCCGGCGATGTAGCGACCACCGCGCTGCCCGGCGTCGAGCGCGTCACGGGTGTTCGCGGCCTTCGTGAAGGAAAACGGGTGCATCGCCCCTCACTTCCGGCCGGCGGTCTGCTCGACCGCGCGCACGATCTTGACGTAGCACCCGCAGCGGCAGATGTTGCCGCTCATCCACTCCCGGATCTCCTCCGGCGAGCCGGTGTGGCCCTCGCGAAGGCAGCCGACGCCGGACATGATCTGGCCGGGAGTGCAGTAGCCGCACTGGAAGGCGTCCTGGTCGATGAACGCCTGTTGCAGCGGGTGCAGCTTCTCCCCGGCGGACAATCCCTCGATGGTCGTGACCTCGGCGCCCTCCAGCCGCACCGCCAGGGTGAGGCAGGCGTTGACGCGCTGCCCGCCGACCAGGACCGTGCACGCCCCGCAGGCACCGGCGTCGCAAGGCGGTCGCCGCCATGAACGTGCGCCGGGAAAGCTCGGCTGGAGACTCGAGGAGTTCGGCGGACATACCTGCTCTCTCGGTTCGGCGACGGCTCCGGCGGAAATCGGACGATTCACCCAGGTTGGCAGCGTGATCAGCCTCGGTGGCAGGACCTGCTGTGCCGGGGCACACCAGGGCCTGGCACCTCCGCGGCGACGCTGCGACTATGAAGAGCTGGGCCGCGGCACGACCTTGAGGGTCGCGGACCGTGCGGCCGGGCTGGTGATGGACCGCACCGGGCTCGAGTAGCGCCGGTACTTGGCGCGGTAGGCCGCGTCGATGCGGTCGTTCACCTCCTCGTCGTCGATATCCACAAAGGACACGTCGTATTCAGCGCCGCCGGCGCGGATGCGGCCTTCGTGGCGGGTCCGGGTGCCGCGGAACCACGCGGCCGACGGTCCCCGGACGGAACGGACGTAGAAGTCGTCGTCGAGGCGGACACCCCAGATGACGCGGTAGGACCGGGCGGTGCCGTCTTCCCGCAGCGAGGTGATCTCGACCTCGTCCGGACGGTCGAGCGCGGTGAGGTCGAAGGTGGTCATGATTTCCCTCATCGATCGAGCATGCGCATCTGCGCCTCTTCGTGGTGGTCGCCCGATGCGGGCGTGAGCGCGTCCAGCTTGGCGAGCTGTCCGGCGGTCAGCTCGAGGCCGTCGGCCGCGGTGTTCTCCTCCAGCCGGGAGACGCGCTTGGTGCCCGGGATCGGGGCGATGTCGTCACCCCGGGACAGCAACCAGGCCAGCGCGACCTGGGCGGGAGTCGCCCCGGCTTCGGTGGCGACGGCTTCCACCTCGTCGGCGAGACGCAGGTTGCGCTGGAAGTTCTCGCCGGTGAACCGCGGGTTGGTCTTGCGCCGGTCGCCGTCGTCGAAGTCCTCTGTGGACCGGATCCGGCCGGTGAGGAACCCGTGCCCCAGCGGGGAATACGGGACGAACCCGATGTTCAGCTCCCGCAGCAGCGGCAGGATCTCCGGCTCGGGATCCCGGGTCCACAGCGAGTACTCCGACTGCAGCGCGGTGATCGGGTGCACGGCGTGGGCCCGCCGGATCGTGTCGACCCCGGCCTCGGACAGGCCGATGTGGCGGATCTTGCCCTCGGCCACCAGTTCGGCGAGGGCGCCGACGGTGTCCTCGATCGGTGTCGCCGGGTCGACGCGGTGCTGGTAGTACAGGTCGATGTGGTCCGTGCCCAGCCGGCGCAGCGACCCGTCGACCGCGGCCCGGATGTTCGCGGGACTGCTGTCGGGTGTGCCGGGCTCGCGGCCGGTGTGGGAGATCAACCCGAACTTCGTCGCCAGCACGACCTCGTCACGATGGCCCTGCAGAGCCTGGCCGACCAGCTCTTCGTTGGCGTACGGGCCGTAGACCTCGGCGGTGTCGATGAGCGTGACACCGAGGTCGAGCGCGCGGTGGATGGTGCGGATCGACCCGGCATCGTCGGTGCCGGCCCCGGTGTAGCCGAAGGACATGCCCATGGCGCCGAGCCCGATGCGCGCGACGTCGAGGTCACGCAGCTTGACGTGCTTCATCGTGGTACCTCCCTTCACGGCTGGACGAGGACTTTGAGCGCTTCGCGGTCTGCCATCGCGCGGTAGCCGTCCGGCACCTCGTCGAGGCCGATCGTGCGGTCGAACACGCGACCCGGCTCGAACTTGCCCTCGAGCACGTCGGGCAGCAGCTCCTCGATGTACGCGCGGGCCGGCGCCACCCCACCGGTGACGGTGATGTTGCGCAGGATGGTGTCCATCCCGAACGGGATTTCGGTGTACTGCGCGACGCCGAGCCGGCTCACCGCACCGCCGTCGCGGACCACACCCAGCGCGGTGTGCATCGACTGCTCCGTGCCGACGCACTCGACGACCGTCTGGGTCCCGTCGCCGCCGGTCAGCTCGCGGACCTTGGTGACGCCTTCTTCACCCCGCTCGGCGACGACGTCGGTGGCGCCGAACTCGCGCCCGAGGTCCGTGCGGTCGGTGTGGCGGCCCATCAGGATGATCTGCTCGGCCCCGAGCCGCCGCGCGGCCAGCACCGCGGACAGCCCGACCGCGCCGTCGCCGATCACGGTCACCGACGAACCCGGCTTCACCCCGCCGGTGACGACGCCGTGGTGCCCGGTGCAGAACACGTCCGACAGCGTCAGCAGCGACGGGAACAGCGCGGAGTCCTCGCCTACCGGCAGCTTGACGAGGGTGCCATCGGCGAAGGGCACTCGCACGGCCTCGCCCTGTCCGCCGTCCACCCCGTTGAGGCCCCACTGGCCGCCGTGGCGGCACGAGGGCTGCAGCCCGGCCCGGCAGAAGTCACAGGTGTTGTCCGCCCAGACGAACGGCGCCACCACGACGTCACCGGTCCTGAACCCGGTTACTTCGGCGCCGGTTTCCTCGACCACGCCGAGGAACTCGTGTCCCATCCGCCGGCCGTGCTCGGAGGCGGGCATCGCCCCGTAAGGCCACAGGTCGCTGCCGCAGATACACGAACGCAGCACGCGCACCACGGCGTCACTCGGTCGGTCGATCTTCGGGTCGGGCACGTGCTCCACGCGCACGTCGCCGGCCCCGTACATCACAGTCGCTCGCATCGGCATCTTCCTGTCGTCGGTCTCGGTCACCTCCCACGAAACCCGCTCCGCCGCGGGCGCGGGAGGGACGGGCGTTCGGGGTAATGACAGTGCCCCCCACGATCGGGCGGCCACCTCTACCGTGGCCGTTGTGGACAGTGGAGTGAAGTCGCCCACGTGGCTGATCACCGGATGTTCGAGTGGCCTCGGCCGGGCGCTGACCCAGGCAGTGCTCGCCCGCGGCTGGAAGGCGGTCGTCACGGCCCGGAAACCGGAGTCGATCGCCGACCTCGTGGCGCCGTACCCCGAGACCGGTCTCGCGCTCGCCTTGGACGTCACCGAGCCGGCCCGGGTCGCCGAAGCCGTCCAGGCGGCAGAGGACCGCTTCGGCCAGGTGGACGTGCTCGTCAACAATGCCGGACACGGGTACCGCGCCGCCGTCGAGGAAGGCGAGGAGGACGAGGTCGCGGAGCTGTTCGCGACCAACTTCTTCGGACCGGTCGCCCTGATCAAAGCGGTCCTGCCGGGCATGCGTGCCCGGCGCGCGGGTGCGGTGGTGAACGTGTCTTCGATCGCGGGCCGGCTGGCCGCGCCGGGGTCCGGGTACTACTCGGCGACCAAGTTCGCCCTGGAGGGGATGTCCGACGCCCTGCGCAAGGAAGTCACCCCGTTGGGGATCAAGGTCATCGTGGTGGACCCGGGCGCCTTCCGGACCGGCTTCGCCGGCCGGTCGCTGCAGCAGGCGGGTCAAGCCATCGCCGACTACGCCGAGACCGCCGGGCGCCGCCGCAAGGAGAACGACAGCTCGCACGGCCACCAGCCGGGCGACCCGGCACGGGGAGCCGAGGCGATCGTCACCGCGGTGGAATCGGACAAACCTCCGTTCCGGCTCCTCCTGGGCAGCGACGCCGTCAAGACCGTGCGCGCGGAGCTCGAAGGCCAGCTCGCCGAGGTGAACGACTGGGCCGACCTCAGCGTGACGACCGACTTCCCGAGCTGAGCTCGGCACGGCTGTCGAGCAGAACCATCGCGTCGTGGTCCCGCGGGCGGAGGTGTTCGAGCAGCAGCTCCGTGCCCGGCGAGACGTTCTGCGTGCCCGGCACCGGACGGTGCGGCGGCGTCATGTGGGCGGCCTGAGCCGCCAGATCGAACAGGTGCGCGTGCTCGGTCTCGTCGAGGCGCAGTGCGGTCGCGAGCGCATCGATCACCCCGGGGCTCGGACGGTGTTCCCTGCCCCGCTCCAGCCGCGTGTAGTAGTCGACGCTCATCCCGGCCAGCGACGCCAGCTCTTCCCGGCGCAGGCCCGGCGTGCGCCGGCACCCCGGCCCGGCGGGTATCCCGGCCTGCTCCGGCTTCACCTGCGCGCGCCGGGCGCGGAGGAAGTTGCCCAGCTCGGTGCCGTCCTGCCGACCTGCCATGCGGACCAGTGTGCCAGCTCGGGGCGCCGGTCCCGCGGGATCGGCGCCCCGGTGCGTCAGGCTTCGGGGATCTCCCGGCCGAAGGCTTCCAGGGTGATGTCTTCGGGCTGCGGGCCGCCGCGCACACCGGTGTCGAGCGCGTCGATGGCCGACAGTTCCCCATCGGTGAGCTCGAAGTCGAACACGGCGAAGTTCTCGGCGATCCGCGCGGGCTTGGTCGACTTCGGGATGACCGACCGGCCCTGCTGCAGGCCCCAGCGCAACATGACCTGCGCCGGCGACTTGCCGTGGGCTTCGGCGATGCGCACGATCGTCTCGTTTTCGAGGGTGCTGCTGTGCTGGCCGTCGCGGTAGAACGTGATTCCCCCGATCGGGGACCACGCCTGCGAGATGATGCCGTGCTCCGCGTTCGCCGCGAGGACGTCGGGCTGCCGGAAGTACGGGTGCACCTCGATCTGGTTGACCGCCGGCACCACCGAAGTCTCCTTGAACAGGCTTTCGAGGTGGTCGCGCATGAAGTTGCTGACCCCGATCGCACGCACGCGCCCGTCTTCCAGGAGCTTCTCCAGCGCGCGGTACGCGTCGACGGTCAGGTCGAACCGCGACGGCAGCGCCTGGTGCAGGATCAGCAGGTCGATCTGCTCGATACCGAGCTTGCCCGCGCTCTTGTCGAACGCGTGCAGGGTGGCGTCGTAGCCGTAGTCACTGATCCACACCTTCGTCTCGATGAAGATGTCGGACCGGTCGACCCCGGAGCGCCGGATGCCTTCACCGACGCCGCGCTCGTTCATGTACGCGGCCGCGGTGTCGATGTGGCGGTAGCCGGTTTTCAGCGCGGCCGCGACCGCCGCGGTGGTTTCGTCCGGCGGGGTCTGGAAGACACCGAAGCCCAGGGCGGGCATCTCGACCCCGTTGTTCAACGTCAGATTCGTGCTCATGCCTCCACGCTAAGCGCGAGCGGCCGGGGGTGGGAGGCGCTGGCGTTGCCCCTCAGCCGATCAGGTGCGGTCGGCGGCTTCGCTCGTCAGGTCCTGCGTGGCGGCCCAGCTGGCGAGCAGCTTGAGCGCGTCGGCGGTCGGGGTGTCGGGAGCCGCGGTGTAGACGTTGAGCACCAGACCCGGCTCGGACGGGAGCTCCATCGACTCGTAGCTCAGGTCGAGCTCCCCCACGACCGGGTGCCGCAGCCGCTTGCGGCCACTGCGGTGGAACTGCACGTCGTGAGACGCCCAGCGCTTGCGGAACACCTCACTCTGGGTCGACAGCTCGCCGACGAGCTTGATCAGCGCCGGGTCGTGCGGCGTGCGGCCCGCCTCCAGCCGCAACATCGCCGCGGAGTCGTTGGCGACCCGTTCCCAGTCGACGAAGAACTCGTGCGCCGACGGGTCGAGGTACACGAACCTGGCCGTGTTCACCGGCCGGCGAGGATCCGCCAGCAACGGCGCGTACAGGGCGCGGGCGAGCCCGTTCATCGCCACGATGTCGTGCCGCCCGTTGCGCACCCACGCAGGCGCGTCGGTGATGGCGTCCAGCACATACTGGGTGGTGGCGCGCACGCTGGCCGGCGGCGTTCGGCGCCGGGAGGAGCCCGGCCCCGCGGTGCGGGCGAGCGAGAACAAGTGGTCCCGTTCCGCCTCGTCCAGTTGCAGCGCTTGGGCCAGGGCGTCCAGCA is from Amycolatopsis mediterranei and encodes:
- a CDS encoding helix-turn-helix domain-containing protein codes for the protein MAGRQDGTELGNFLRARRAQVKPEQAGIPAGPGCRRTPGLRREELASLAGMSVDYYTRLERGREHRPSPGVIDALATALRLDETEHAHLFDLAAQAAHMTPPHRPVPGTQNVSPGTELLLEHLRPRDHDAMVLLDSRAELSSGSRSSR
- a CDS encoding aldo/keto reductase — encoded protein: MSTNLTLNNGVEMPALGFGVFQTPPDETTAAVAAALKTGYRHIDTAAAYMNERGVGEGIRRSGVDRSDIFIETKVWISDYGYDATLHAFDKSAGKLGIEQIDLLILHQALPSRFDLTVDAYRALEKLLEDGRVRAIGVSNFMRDHLESLFKETSVVPAVNQIEVHPYFRQPDVLAANAEHGIISQAWSPIGGITFYRDGQHSSTLENETIVRIAEAHGKSPAQVMLRWGLQQGRSVIPKSTKPARIAENFAVFDFELTDGELSAIDALDTGVRGGPQPEDITLEAFGREIPEA
- a CDS encoding helix-turn-helix transcriptional regulator, with the protein product MDRTDHRAEVREFLSSRRARITPDQAGLPAYGGNRRVKGLRREEVAMLAGVSIDYYVRMERGNLAGASESVLDALAQALQLDEAERDHLFSLARTAGPGSSRRRTPPASVRATTQYVLDAITDAPAWVRNGRHDIVAMNGLARALYAPLLADPRRPVNTARFVYLDPSAHEFFVDWERVANDSAAMLRLEAGRTPHDPALIKLVGELSTQSEVFRKRWASHDVQFHRSGRKRLRHPVVGELDLSYESMELPSEPGLVLNVYTAAPDTPTADALKLLASWAATQDLTSEAADRT